The proteins below are encoded in one region of Mycobacterium pseudokansasii:
- a CDS encoding SRPBCC family protein: MAVKESREVVIEASPKEILDVVADVEAMPEWSDIHQSAEVLERHEDGRPRRARMKVKTAGVTDEIVLAYTWRDDGVTWTQESGKASRNQEGGYTLTSEGDKTRTKFDLSLDPLVPLPGFVIKRAMKGVMELNTDGLRKRVLKVKKG; this comes from the coding sequence ATGGCAGTCAAGGAATCCCGCGAAGTAGTCATCGAAGCAAGTCCCAAGGAAATCCTCGACGTCGTCGCCGACGTCGAGGCAATGCCCGAGTGGTCCGACATCCATCAGAGCGCAGAAGTGCTCGAACGTCACGAGGATGGCCGACCGCGGCGCGCCCGGATGAAAGTCAAGACCGCCGGGGTCACCGACGAGATCGTGCTCGCCTACACCTGGCGCGACGACGGAGTCACCTGGACGCAGGAAAGCGGGAAGGCGTCGCGCAACCAAGAGGGGGGCTACACGCTGACTTCGGAGGGCGACAAGACACGGACGAAGTTCGACCTGAGCCTGGATCCGCTCGTGCCGCTGCCCGGCTTCGTGATCAAACGCGCCATGAAAGGGGTCATGGAGCTGAATACCGACGGGCTGCGCAAGCGGGTGCTCAAGGTCAAGAAGGGCTAA
- a CDS encoding alpha-keto acid decarboxylase family protein — MVSTGRTVVCVTDRAADPGGPGYTVGDYLLDRLAELGVSEIFGVPGDYNLEFLDHIVAHPVIRWVGNANELNAGYAADGYGRLRGMSAVVTTFGVGELSAANAIAGSYAEHVPVVHIVGGPSKDAQGTRRALHHSLGDGDFEHFLRISREITCAQANLMPATACREIDRVLCEVRELKRPGYLLLSTDVARFPTEPPGAPLPPYGGGTSPRALSLFTEAAAALIGQHQLTVLADLLVHRLRAVDELEALLGADVVPHATLMWGKSLLDESSPNFLGIYAGAASGARVRAAIEQAPVLVTAGVVFTDMVSGFFSQRIDPARTIDIGQYQSTVAGRVFAPLEMSAALRALAEILTGRGITSPPVPALGDHRPVSTPQRDDPLTQRMLWDRVNDALTPGNVVLAEQGTSFYGMADHRLPHGVTFIGQPLWGSIGYTLPAALGAAVAHRDRRTVLLIGDGAAQLTVQELGNFSREGLSPVIVVVNNDGYTIERAIHGETAPYNDIAAWSWTAIPRALGVTDHLAFQARTYGELDDALTAAAAHRDRLVLVEAVLPQLEIPHLLSDLVAPTSPDGTARR, encoded by the coding sequence ATGGTTTCGACCGGGCGTACCGTCGTCTGCGTGACCGATCGTGCAGCTGACCCCGGGGGACCCGGATACACCGTCGGCGACTACCTACTGGACCGCCTCGCCGAACTCGGCGTGTCCGAAATCTTCGGCGTACCCGGGGACTACAACCTGGAATTCCTCGACCACATCGTCGCCCATCCGGTGATTCGGTGGGTGGGCAACGCCAACGAGCTCAACGCCGGCTATGCCGCCGACGGCTACGGCCGGTTGCGCGGAATGTCAGCTGTGGTAACGACATTCGGCGTTGGCGAACTCTCGGCGGCCAATGCGATCGCGGGTAGCTACGCCGAGCATGTGCCGGTGGTCCACATCGTCGGCGGCCCCTCCAAAGACGCCCAGGGCACCCGGCGGGCGCTGCACCATTCGCTCGGCGACGGGGACTTCGAGCACTTCTTGCGGATCAGCCGCGAAATCACCTGCGCCCAGGCCAATCTCATGCCGGCAACGGCATGCCGGGAGATCGACCGGGTGCTGTGTGAGGTGCGGGAGCTGAAGCGGCCCGGATACCTGCTGCTGTCCACCGACGTGGCCCGCTTCCCCACCGAACCGCCCGGCGCCCCGCTACCCCCTTACGGCGGCGGCACCAGTCCGCGCGCGCTGTCGCTGTTCACCGAGGCCGCCGCCGCACTGATCGGCCAGCACCAGCTGACCGTGCTCGCCGACCTGCTGGTCCATCGGTTGCGGGCGGTCGACGAGCTGGAGGCGTTGCTGGGCGCCGATGTGGTGCCGCATGCCACGCTGATGTGGGGAAAGAGTCTGCTCGATGAGAGCTCTCCCAACTTCCTGGGCATCTATGCCGGAGCCGCCAGCGGCGCGCGGGTCCGCGCGGCGATCGAGCAGGCGCCGGTGCTGGTGACGGCCGGGGTGGTGTTCACCGACATGGTCAGCGGATTCTTCAGCCAGCGGATCGACCCGGCGCGCACCATCGACATCGGCCAGTACCAAAGCACCGTGGCGGGCCGGGTGTTCGCGCCGCTCGAGATGAGCGCCGCCCTGCGCGCGCTCGCCGAGATCTTGACCGGGCGCGGGATAACTTCGCCCCCCGTGCCGGCGCTGGGTGACCACCGTCCGGTATCGACTCCGCAGCGCGATGACCCGCTGACCCAGCGGATGTTATGGGACCGGGTCAACGACGCGCTCACCCCCGGCAATGTGGTGCTGGCCGAGCAGGGCACCTCGTTCTACGGCATGGCCGACCACCGGTTGCCGCACGGGGTCACCTTCATCGGTCAACCTCTTTGGGGCTCAATCGGTTACACGCTGCCGGCGGCGCTCGGGGCCGCGGTGGCCCATCGTGACCGCAGGACGGTGCTGCTCATCGGCGACGGGGCTGCCCAATTGACCGTCCAAGAGCTCGGAAACTTCTCCCGTGAGGGCCTGTCCCCCGTCATCGTGGTGGTCAACAACGACGGCTACACCATCGAACGGGCGATTCACGGCGAGACGGCCCCCTACAACGACATCGCCGCCTGGAGTTGGACCGCGATCCCCCGCGCGCTGGGAGTGACCGACCACCTGGCGTTTCAGGCGCGGACGTACGGCGAACTCGATGATGCGCTCACCGCGGCCGCGGCGCACCGGGACCGTTTGGTGCTCGTCGAAGCGGTGCTGCCGCAGCTCGAAATCCCGCACCTGCTCAGCGATCTCGTCGCTCCCACGTCGCCGGATGGCACCGCGCGCCGTTGA
- a CDS encoding (2Fe-2S)-binding protein, which yields MYVCLCNGVTSQTVAEAVADGASTTKDVAQACGAGADCGRCRRTIHAILGARRGGAAAERTSHRD from the coding sequence ATGTATGTCTGCCTGTGTAACGGCGTCACCAGCCAGACGGTGGCCGAGGCCGTTGCGGACGGCGCATCGACCACCAAGGATGTCGCGCAGGCCTGCGGAGCAGGCGCCGATTGCGGGCGTTGCCGGCGCACCATTCACGCGATCCTTGGTGCTCGTCGAGGCGGTGCTGCCGCGGAGCGGACATCGCACCGGGACTGA
- a CDS encoding FadD3 family acyl-CoA ligase gives MTQSAPRRRGEPPWETIPEMVGSAADRFGDAEAVVDGPLRLTFTELTDRVRRAAGAFAGTGIDKGDRVAIWAPNSAEWIIAAFGLLTAGGVLVPVNTRFKAAEAADIIGRSGVKAVLVEKGFLGLDFAVPNAVPVIDVKSGFLNSGKPFERAVSGSDVADIIYTSGTTGRPKGVMMDHAQTLRHYAEWCDRADLRQGDRYLIVNPFFHIFGYKAGCIASLIRGATIVPVPAFDLGRVLELIEREQITMLPGPPALYHSLLGARGERDLSSLRAGVTGAADIPVELIRRVRTELPFQTLMTGYGLTEAGTVTLSRPEDSLEDIATTAGVPCDGIEVGIAGDGEILVRGYNVMKGYLDDPVATAEAIDDQGWLHTGDLGSLDQTGRLRVVGRKKDMFIVGGFNAYPAEIEGFLLEHEAVAQAAVIGVCDDRLGQVGKAFVVRKGVVSADELISWCRERMAGFKVPRSVQFVDALPLNATGKVVKDRLR, from the coding sequence ATGACGCAGTCGGCGCCGCGGCGCCGGGGCGAGCCACCCTGGGAAACCATCCCCGAGATGGTCGGCAGCGCAGCGGACCGGTTCGGCGACGCCGAAGCCGTCGTCGACGGACCGCTGCGGCTCACGTTCACCGAGCTGACCGATCGGGTGCGCCGGGCCGCCGGTGCCTTCGCCGGGACCGGAATCGACAAAGGTGATCGGGTTGCGATCTGGGCGCCCAATTCGGCGGAATGGATCATCGCCGCGTTCGGGCTGCTGACCGCCGGCGGCGTGCTGGTTCCGGTCAACACGCGCTTCAAGGCAGCCGAGGCGGCCGACATCATCGGACGCAGCGGTGTCAAGGCCGTGCTCGTCGAGAAGGGTTTTCTGGGACTGGATTTCGCTGTCCCCAACGCCGTCCCGGTGATCGACGTCAAGTCGGGCTTCCTCAACAGCGGCAAGCCCTTCGAGCGCGCGGTCAGTGGCTCAGACGTCGCCGACATCATCTACACCTCGGGAACCACCGGCCGGCCCAAGGGCGTGATGATGGACCACGCGCAAACGTTGCGGCACTACGCCGAGTGGTGCGACCGCGCCGACCTGCGCCAGGGCGACCGCTATCTGATCGTCAACCCGTTCTTTCATATCTTCGGGTACAAGGCCGGTTGCATCGCGTCGCTGATCCGGGGCGCCACGATCGTCCCGGTACCCGCATTCGACCTCGGCCGGGTGCTGGAATTGATTGAACGGGAACAGATTACGATGCTTCCGGGGCCGCCGGCGCTGTATCATTCGCTACTTGGCGCCCGGGGCGAGCGCGATTTGTCGTCGCTGCGGGCGGGAGTGACCGGAGCCGCCGACATTCCGGTGGAGCTGATCCGGCGGGTGCGCACCGAACTGCCCTTCCAAACCCTCATGACCGGCTACGGCCTGACCGAGGCGGGCACGGTGACGCTGTCCCGGCCCGAGGATTCGCTCGAGGACATCGCGACCACCGCCGGTGTTCCCTGCGACGGGATCGAGGTCGGCATCGCCGGTGACGGCGAGATCCTGGTGCGCGGGTACAACGTGATGAAGGGCTATCTCGACGACCCGGTCGCCACCGCCGAGGCCATCGACGACCAGGGCTGGCTGCACACCGGGGACCTTGGCAGCCTGGACCAGACCGGCCGGCTGCGCGTCGTCGGCCGCAAGAAGGACATGTTCATCGTAGGAGGATTCAACGCCTATCCCGCTGAGATCGAAGGCTTCCTGCTCGAGCACGAGGCGGTCGCTCAGGCCGCCGTGATCGGTGTTTGCGACGACCGGCTCGGGCAGGTGGGCAAGGCGTTCGTCGTTCGCAAAGGTGTTGTCAGCGCTGACGAATTGATCAGCTGGTGCCGAGAGCGCATGGCGGGTTTCAAGGTGCCGCGCTCGGTGCAGTTTGTCGACGCGCTTCCGCTCAATGCCACCGGCAAGGTCGTCAAAGACCGGCTGCGTTGA
- a CDS encoding amidohydrolase family protein codes for MSSGALSYPLFDADNHLYETEESLTKYLPQQYRNVIQYVQVKGRTKIAVRGHISDYIPNPTFEVVARPGAMEEYFRVGNPEGKSRREIFGEPMRSIPAFREPGPRLELMNELGVDRSLMFPTLASLIEERMRDDPLLIHVVVHALNQWLDEVWGFNYQNRIFTVPVISLPIVEKAIDELDWVVRRGARAVLVRPAPVPGYRGPRSFALPEFDPFWQRCVEHDVLVAMHSSDSGYARYTAEWDGGDKEMLPFQTNAFAMLNEWRPVQDAVASWVIHGALYRFPQLKVAVIEAGSKWLFPLLEQLADVYKKTPESFPGGDPVEEIKNRIHISPFYEDGIRDLVDLIGVDHVLYGSDYPHPEGLAAPRHYADALQYLSIDDQAKIMGGNLSRLVSV; via the coding sequence ATGTCATCGGGCGCGCTGTCGTATCCGCTGTTCGATGCGGACAATCATCTCTACGAGACCGAGGAGTCACTCACCAAGTACCTGCCCCAGCAGTACCGGAACGTGATCCAGTACGTCCAGGTCAAGGGGCGCACCAAGATTGCGGTCCGTGGTCACATCAGCGACTACATCCCCAACCCCACCTTCGAGGTGGTCGCGCGGCCGGGGGCGATGGAGGAGTACTTCCGGGTGGGCAACCCCGAAGGCAAGAGCCGCCGGGAGATCTTTGGCGAGCCGATGCGGTCGATTCCGGCCTTTCGCGAACCCGGTCCGCGGCTGGAGCTGATGAACGAGTTGGGCGTCGACCGCAGTTTGATGTTCCCGACATTGGCCAGCCTGATCGAAGAACGCATGCGCGACGACCCACTGCTCATCCACGTGGTCGTGCACGCGCTGAACCAGTGGCTGGACGAAGTGTGGGGCTTCAACTATCAGAACCGCATCTTCACCGTGCCGGTGATCAGCCTGCCGATCGTGGAGAAGGCGATCGACGAGCTGGACTGGGTGGTGCGCCGCGGCGCCCGGGCGGTTTTGGTGCGGCCGGCCCCGGTTCCTGGGTACCGCGGCCCAAGGTCGTTCGCGCTGCCGGAGTTCGACCCGTTCTGGCAGCGCTGTGTCGAGCACGACGTGCTGGTGGCCATGCACTCGTCGGACAGCGGCTACGCCCGCTATACCGCGGAGTGGGACGGCGGCGACAAAGAGATGCTGCCCTTCCAGACCAACGCATTCGCGATGCTCAACGAGTGGCGCCCGGTGCAGGATGCGGTGGCGTCCTGGGTGATTCACGGTGCGCTGTACCGCTTCCCGCAACTCAAGGTCGCGGTCATTGAAGCCGGGTCGAAGTGGTTGTTCCCGCTGCTGGAACAGCTGGCCGACGTCTACAAGAAGACACCGGAAAGCTTCCCCGGCGGCGACCCGGTCGAAGAGATCAAGAACCGGATCCACATCAGTCCGTTCTACGAGGACGGGATCCGGGACCTCGTCGACCTGATCGGCGTGGACCATGTCCTGTACGGCTCGGACTACCCGCATCCGGAAGGGCTCGCGGCACCGCGGCATTACGCCGATGCGTTGCAGTACCTCAGCATCGACGATCAGGCAAAGATCATGGGCGGCAACCTGTCCCGGCTCGTGTCGGTATGA
- a CDS encoding lipoprotein LpqH: MSTAAVAALSAAVLSACGAPSAAHISSTAMVTVNGHEVRPHLVRCFQLQWYRTIEVGNGDSGATVVIDQWAEPITAKSVRIRNLAGFTGMYSEGDGGSAKAGFGDSTFTVSGTAEGFNTVAPDQPATAEFRIAAHC, encoded by the coding sequence GTGAGCACAGCGGCCGTCGCGGCACTGTCGGCAGCCGTTCTCAGCGCCTGCGGCGCACCGTCAGCGGCCCATATCTCCAGCACCGCAATGGTGACGGTCAACGGCCACGAGGTGCGGCCACACCTCGTCAGGTGCTTTCAGTTGCAGTGGTACCGGACGATCGAGGTCGGTAACGGCGACTCGGGAGCCACCGTGGTCATCGATCAATGGGCCGAACCGATTACCGCGAAGTCGGTGCGCATCCGCAATCTGGCCGGTTTCACCGGCATGTACTCCGAAGGTGACGGTGGCAGCGCCAAGGCCGGCTTCGGCGACAGCACGTTCACCGTCAGCGGTACCGCCGAGGGCTTCAACACCGTCGCGCCCGACCAGCCGGCCACCGCCGAGTTCCGCATCGCCGCCCACTGCTGA
- a CDS encoding enoyl-CoA hydratase/isomerase family protein, whose product MVDLEFDKSGTGLAVLTIDRPHARNAIALDTMDQLETALEAASSARALVIRGAGERAFVSGGDLKELSALRTEEDAAAMAKRMRAICDQLAAFPAPVIAALNGHAFGGGAEVAVAADIRIAADDIKIAFNQVELEIMPAWGGAERLAALVGKSRALLLAGTGTALDAAQAERIGLVDLVLPRALFDSPDRGWRSVAAALSRHPATEIKRVISGVSPDEAIASFARLWVAEAHWQAAARVMNRTSSPRQAAGGAI is encoded by the coding sequence ATGGTGGACCTCGAGTTCGACAAGTCCGGCACCGGGTTGGCGGTGCTCACCATCGACCGCCCGCACGCCCGCAACGCCATCGCGCTCGACACCATGGACCAGCTGGAGACGGCACTGGAGGCGGCGTCAAGCGCGCGAGCGCTGGTGATCAGGGGGGCCGGGGAGCGGGCTTTCGTTTCGGGCGGGGACCTCAAGGAGCTGAGCGCGCTAAGAACCGAGGAGGACGCCGCGGCGATGGCCAAGCGGATGCGCGCCATCTGCGACCAGCTCGCGGCATTTCCGGCTCCGGTGATCGCCGCGCTGAACGGCCACGCCTTCGGCGGCGGTGCCGAGGTGGCCGTCGCCGCCGACATTCGCATTGCCGCCGACGACATCAAGATCGCGTTCAATCAGGTGGAGCTGGAGATCATGCCGGCGTGGGGCGGCGCCGAGCGACTGGCCGCGCTGGTCGGAAAGAGCCGGGCACTGCTGCTGGCGGGCACGGGAACGGCGCTCGACGCCGCCCAGGCCGAACGCATCGGCCTGGTGGATCTGGTGTTGCCCCGCGCGTTGTTCGACTCACCGGATCGCGGCTGGCGATCGGTCGCCGCGGCACTGTCGCGCCACCCGGCGACCGAGATCAAGCGGGTAATCAGCGGAGTTTCGCCCGATGAGGCGATAGCATCCTTTGCACGGCTGTGGGTAGCGGAGGCCCATTGGCAGGCCGCGGCGCGGGTGATGAACCGCACGTCCAGTCCCCGCCAGGCAGCTGGAGGCGCGATATGA
- a CDS encoding TetR/AcrR family transcriptional regulator, with product MTSARRIGAPDAKNRGLLLDAAEQLMLEEGYAAVTSRRLAGKAGLKPQLVHYYFRTMDDLFLEVFRRRAEAGLRVQDRALESAQPLWALWRFGTEPGFAKMTMEFMALANHRKAMRSEIAYYAERFRERQRVALAAALQRYNVDTRDVPPVVWTVLMTSISRFLVIEQGLGMSGGHAETVAVVENYLRRLEGEPRPVEG from the coding sequence ATGACATCGGCTCGCCGGATCGGAGCGCCGGACGCGAAGAATCGCGGCCTGCTGCTCGACGCGGCTGAGCAACTGATGCTCGAAGAGGGCTATGCGGCAGTGACTTCCCGCCGTTTGGCGGGCAAGGCCGGGTTGAAGCCGCAATTGGTGCACTACTACTTCCGCACCATGGACGACTTGTTTTTGGAAGTGTTTCGCCGCCGCGCCGAAGCCGGTTTGCGGGTTCAGGACCGCGCGCTCGAGTCGGCGCAGCCGCTGTGGGCGCTCTGGCGGTTCGGCACCGAGCCCGGATTCGCAAAGATGACAATGGAATTCATGGCGCTGGCGAACCATCGCAAGGCCATGCGGTCGGAAATCGCTTACTACGCCGAACGTTTCCGTGAACGGCAGCGGGTGGCGCTGGCGGCCGCTCTGCAACGCTACAACGTCGACACGCGGGACGTGCCGCCGGTGGTGTGGACGGTCCTGATGACCAGCATTTCGCGATTTCTGGTGATCGAACAGGGGCTTGGCATGTCGGGCGGACATGCCGAAACCGTGGCGGTGGTCGAAAACTACCTGCGTCGTCTGGAGGGTGAGCCACGGCCAGTCGAGGGGTAA
- a CDS encoding cytochrome P450, translating into MSDYDSIDFFTDPSLVPDPYPYFDYLRSQNPVLRLPHYGVVAVTGYDEATAVYKDTDSFSNCVALGGPFPPLPFVPEGDDINAQIDQSREKFPMYEHMVTMDPPDHTRARSLLNRLLTPSRLKQNEEFMWRLADRQLDEFLGNGRCEFISEYSKPFATLVIADLLGVPEDDHKEFRVMLGAERPGARVGGLDHESVGTNPLQWLDEKFSNYIEDRRREAREDVLTALATAKYPDGSTPEVIDVVRSATFLFAAGQETTAKLLSAALQVLVDRPGIQQRLRHDRSLIPAFIEESLRLESPVKSDSRLARRTTNIAGVDIPAGTVVVVLPGAVNRDPRRFDNPHEFRLDRKNVREHMAFARGVHSCPGAPLARVEGRVSIERILDRMADIAVDPARHGPAGDRRYRYEPTYILRGLTELHLTFTPTG; encoded by the coding sequence ATGAGCGACTACGATTCGATCGACTTTTTCACCGACCCCTCGCTGGTCCCCGACCCTTACCCGTACTTCGACTACTTGCGCAGCCAGAACCCGGTTCTGCGGCTGCCGCACTACGGCGTCGTCGCCGTCACCGGGTATGACGAGGCCACCGCGGTCTACAAGGACACCGACTCCTTTTCCAATTGCGTCGCACTGGGCGGACCGTTCCCGCCGCTGCCGTTCGTGCCCGAGGGCGACGACATCAACGCCCAGATCGACCAGAGCCGCGAGAAGTTCCCGATGTACGAGCACATGGTCACCATGGACCCGCCGGATCACACCCGCGCCCGGTCATTGCTGAACCGGCTGCTGACGCCGAGCCGCCTCAAGCAGAACGAGGAGTTTATGTGGCGCCTGGCCGACCGCCAGCTCGACGAGTTCCTCGGCAACGGTCGCTGCGAGTTCATCTCCGAATACTCCAAACCCTTTGCCACCCTGGTGATCGCCGACCTGCTGGGTGTTCCCGAAGACGACCACAAGGAGTTTCGCGTCATGTTGGGCGCCGAGCGTCCCGGCGCGCGGGTGGGTGGACTCGACCACGAGTCGGTGGGCACCAACCCGCTGCAGTGGCTCGACGAGAAGTTCAGCAACTACATCGAAGACCGCCGCCGCGAAGCGCGTGAAGACGTGCTGACCGCGCTTGCGACGGCAAAGTATCCGGACGGATCCACACCCGAGGTCATTGACGTAGTCCGCTCGGCCACATTCCTTTTCGCTGCCGGGCAGGAAACGACGGCCAAACTGCTCAGCGCCGCGCTGCAGGTGCTCGTCGACCGGCCTGGCATACAGCAGCGGCTGCGCCACGACCGCAGCTTGATTCCGGCATTCATCGAGGAATCGCTTCGGCTGGAGAGCCCGGTCAAGAGCGACTCGCGCCTCGCCCGCCGGACCACCAACATCGCCGGAGTCGACATCCCGGCCGGAACCGTCGTGGTGGTATTGCCCGGGGCGGTCAACCGCGACCCGCGAAGGTTCGACAATCCGCACGAGTTTCGTCTGGACCGAAAGAATGTTCGCGAACACATGGCGTTTGCCCGAGGGGTCCACTCCTGCCCCGGCGCACCGCTTGCCCGCGTCGAGGGCCGCGTTTCGATCGAGCGCATCCTGGACCGGATGGCCGACATTGCCGTCGACCCGGCCAGACACGGGCCGGCGGGCGATCGCCGCTATCGCTATGAGCCGACCTATATCCTGCGCGGCCTCACCGAACTACACCTGACGTTCACGCCGACGGGGTAA
- a CDS encoding chitinase: MAFITADPNGQAAWGGYSALDVTGGSQSSFINNQIANMHSAGINGTISFGGAAGTDLSAVSGQTPTALEQQYLSVVNTYKIYHLDFDVEGALQGNTAALTTQAKAIALLQQQEAANGTPVTVSYTLPVLPTGLVPGQGGGLNVLQIATANGVNISRVNIMAMDYGPGFDQPGNPGMGTYAIDAATATHGQLMTLYPSLSSEQAWSMLGVTPLIGINDDPSEIFTLADAQQLTTFAIQNHIGELSMWELPRDTTGTLGAVDAVDGSGVAQTPFEFSKIFEHIETGSTL; encoded by the coding sequence TTGGCCTTCATCACCGCCGACCCGAATGGTCAGGCGGCCTGGGGAGGATATTCGGCGCTCGACGTCACCGGCGGCTCCCAGAGTTCGTTCATCAACAACCAGATCGCCAACATGCACAGCGCGGGCATCAACGGGACCATCTCCTTCGGAGGAGCGGCCGGCACCGACCTTTCGGCCGTCAGCGGTCAGACCCCCACAGCGCTGGAGCAGCAGTACCTGTCGGTGGTGAATACCTACAAGATCTATCACCTCGACTTCGACGTCGAAGGCGCGTTGCAAGGCAACACTGCGGCACTGACGACACAAGCGAAAGCCATTGCCCTGCTGCAGCAGCAGGAGGCGGCCAACGGCACGCCGGTGACCGTCTCCTATACCCTTCCGGTGCTGCCGACCGGGCTGGTGCCGGGCCAGGGCGGCGGACTGAACGTCCTCCAAATCGCTACGGCTAACGGTGTCAACATCTCCCGGGTGAACATCATGGCCATGGATTACGGCCCCGGTTTCGATCAGCCCGGCAACCCTGGCATGGGCACGTATGCGATCGACGCGGCGACGGCGACCCACGGTCAGTTGATGACGCTGTATCCATCGCTGTCCAGCGAGCAGGCATGGTCGATGCTCGGGGTGACGCCCCTGATAGGAATCAACGACGACCCGAGCGAGATCTTCACCCTCGCCGACGCGCAACAGCTGACCACGTTCGCGATACAAAACCATATCGGCGAATTGTCCATGTGGGAGCTCCCGCGCGACACCACAGGCACATTGGGCGCAGTAGACGCCGTCGACGGCAGCGGAGTGGCGCAAACCCCGTTCGAGTTCTCCAAGATCTTCGAGCATATCGAGACCGGTTCCACACTTTGA
- a CDS encoding cytochrome C oxidase subunit IV family protein has protein sequence MRIRFNKRLLAVWVVLASLTLSYLWLDYAVEPSPKASAVVTASVIVIALIKVRIIFREFMEVRQSPAVLRRLTDACVLLVGAALLGSHLAGMMLH, from the coding sequence ATCCGAATCAGATTCAACAAGCGGCTGTTGGCCGTCTGGGTGGTGCTGGCGTCATTGACGTTGTCGTACCTGTGGCTTGATTACGCCGTCGAGCCATCTCCGAAGGCCAGCGCGGTGGTCACGGCGAGCGTGATCGTGATCGCACTCATCAAGGTGCGAATCATCTTTCGCGAGTTCATGGAAGTCAGGCAGTCTCCCGCCGTGCTGCGCCGCCTCACGGACGCATGCGTGCTGCTCGTCGGCGCTGCATTGCTGGGCAGCCATCTGGCCGGCATGATGCTCCACTAG
- a CDS encoding cytochrome c oxidase subunit 3, with product MTVGANKPARFVPGQPDMWAFVLFEMLVFTAYLAFYLFYRAQNPELFLRSQAQLDMRIGVFNTLILLLSSLSVARCVQSARAHAYRAALNDAYITASFGLVFLGAKVFEWTGQTRGGNSFTSDDFFTYYFFLTGIHFVHLLIGFVVIGIVVYQLWGPARTGQGSGGSQRLVLVETCATYWHTVDFLWVLIFALLYVVR from the coding sequence ATGACCGTCGGCGCCAACAAACCGGCCAGGTTCGTCCCGGGTCAACCGGACATGTGGGCCTTCGTGCTGTTCGAAATGCTCGTTTTCACAGCATATCTTGCTTTCTACCTGTTCTACCGCGCCCAAAATCCGGAGCTCTTCCTGCGCTCGCAGGCGCAACTGGACATGCGCATCGGGGTGTTCAACACACTCATTCTGCTACTGAGTTCCTTGTCGGTGGCACGATGCGTCCAATCGGCCCGGGCCCACGCCTACCGAGCGGCGCTCAACGATGCGTATATCACCGCGTCCTTCGGCCTGGTGTTCCTGGGCGCCAAGGTTTTCGAGTGGACCGGCCAGACCCGCGGCGGTAATTCCTTTACCAGTGACGATTTCTTTACCTACTACTTCTTTCTCACCGGCATCCACTTCGTGCACTTGCTGATCGGATTCGTCGTCATCGGGATTGTCGTGTATCAGCTGTGGGGCCCGGCACGAACAGGTCAGGGGTCTGGGGGATCTCAGCGGCTGGTCTTGGTCGAGACCTGCGCCACCTACTGGCACACCGTCGACTTCCTCTGGGTGCTCATCTTCGCACTGCTGTACGTGGTGAGGTGA
- a CDS encoding TetR/AcrR family transcriptional regulator, translating into MVSTPSTGQFRFITRSAAQTRILDAALQLIAEHGVGGTSLQMIADAIGVTKAAVYHQFKTKDQIVIALTERELGGLEEALEAAEAQAHQPQARELLLDRVIDVAVERRGAASTLQFDPVIVRLLAEHQPFQQFIARLYGVLVDDAAEDARVSAAMLSGAIAVGVMHPLVAEIDDESLRSHLRRITRRLIGTREWTDPTEVG; encoded by the coding sequence GTGGTGTCCACGCCGTCCACCGGCCAGTTCCGCTTCATTACGCGCAGCGCTGCACAAACGCGCATTCTGGATGCGGCACTGCAACTGATCGCCGAGCACGGCGTGGGCGGCACCTCGCTGCAGATGATCGCCGACGCCATCGGCGTCACCAAAGCGGCGGTGTACCACCAGTTCAAGACCAAAGACCAGATCGTCATCGCCCTCACCGAACGTGAACTCGGCGGTCTGGAAGAGGCGCTGGAGGCCGCCGAAGCCCAGGCCCACCAACCGCAGGCGCGCGAGCTGCTGCTGGATCGGGTGATCGATGTGGCGGTCGAACGCCGGGGCGCGGCGAGCACGCTGCAGTTCGACCCGGTCATCGTGCGGCTGCTGGCAGAACACCAACCGTTTCAGCAATTCATTGCGCGGCTCTACGGCGTGCTCGTCGACGACGCCGCCGAGGACGCGCGGGTGTCGGCGGCGATGCTGTCGGGAGCGATTGCCGTCGGCGTGATGCACCCCTTGGTTGCCGAAATCGACGACGAGTCACTGCGTTCGCACCTGCGCCGCATCACCCGCCGGCTCATCGGCACGCGCGAATGGACCGATCCCACCGAAGTGGGGTGA